In the genome of Vicia villosa cultivar HV-30 ecotype Madison, WI linkage group LG7, Vvil1.0, whole genome shotgun sequence, one region contains:
- the LOC131618674 gene encoding uncharacterized protein LOC131618674 codes for MDQLRDDLFQMRTQVNAQMAQFMEVMQGMADHQEELRIRMDTVAQVVADPPQRNSADIRVNGEPVNGGPGVIPPASNQGNPRGPPQPTPEGQTTQQIRRAAAIPVLEEDRHEDLFPESEWGLPHDAGRIFRGLEERMRVMEGQGLGMDISDLGLVPGVHVPPKFKVPDFEKYKGNTCPKTHVRAYYRKMHLQNLSQKTNESFKEYAQKWRELAARVQPPMLEREMMDMFTNTLEDQYYSACSASSSFAELVMIGERIESGIKAGRIQNPSVARSSSGAGGKKPYNGFSKKREGETSAAYYGKGKGHAYQQVAAMTIPNAPLQQQQQQQQQRYPPRQYQQKPRAPRNFDPIPMTYAQLLAHILHRELVQLRTMGPPPAKLPPNYDANAHCDFHSGAAGHDIEHCIGFMHKVQDLIDSKAIEFTPTQGPNVVQNPMPPHGTHAANAIEVVEDARLVKDVTELGSLLPLLKIELLRMGLYSGCGELCTDCMAISSVCDKVKSGIQQLIDNGYLQFEHVRHPELVKNEVNVVSIPYTPAKIPVPARAPPLVITLPGPVPYTSERAIPWNYGAEVFYQGTKHEIEIPVEKKDVDNVVGIGRLTRSGRIFNPPQNTRDDNIEALAQAKGKRVVEDTVDQGQSSNSEDTVAKEMEEFLKIIKKSEYKVVDQLSQTQSKISILQLLLCSETHRNALLRLLSAAFVPPEISVNQLEGVVSNINAGNGLGFTDADLPSEGRNHNRALHISVECKGTMLSRVLVDTGSSLNVLPKSSLMRLDYSGVEIRPSELTLSPRTPMDPCCWGRDFHIASETQIRDSRKDSHNMWGGRIRGKPSCVLQLKAPMSSLKEAKGVVESGHPEGWGRVLDLPIKQDKCGIGYQLGQSSSNEAPKKPGTFVPIKFSSAGIVKYHICAADDDMDSDYDIEEWIKPCVPRQKLLNWSSEDIISIAFDQE; via the exons ATGGATCAGTTAAGGGATGATCTTTTCCAGATGAGAACTCAGGTTAATGCTCAGATGGCTCAGTTCATGGAAGTCATGCAAGGCATGGCTGACCACCAAGAAGAGCTCAGAATCAGGATGGACACAGTTGCTCAGGTTGTTGCGGACCCCCCGCAAAGAAATTCTGCTGATATTCGTGTCAATGGTGAACCTGTGAATGGAGGACCTGGTGTAATTCCTCCTGCTTCTAATCAAGGTAATCCCCGTGGGCCTCCCCAGCCTACTCCTGAAGGACAAACCACACAACAAATCAGAAGGGCTGCTGCTATCCCCGTGTTGGAAGAGGATCGACACGAAGACTTGTTTCCTGAAAGTGAATGGGGACTTCCACATGATGCTGGAAGGATTTTTAGAGgtctggaggaaaggatgagggtAATGGAAGGCCAAGGACTTGGTATGGACATCAGTGATTTGGGATTAGTTCCTGGCGTCCATGTGCCACCGAAGTTCAAGGTACCtgattttgagaaatacaaggggaatACTTGTCCTAAGACACATGTCCGAGCTTACTATCGCAAAATGCAT TTACAGAACCTATCCCAGAAGACTAATGagtccttcaaggaatatgcgcaGAAATGGCGCGAGTTGGCGGCTAGAGTCCAACCACCTATGCTGGAAAGAGAGATGATGGATATGTTCACCAATACTTTGGAAGACCAATATTACTCCGCCTGCTCTGCATCCTCGAGCTTCGCCGAGTTGGTCATGATCGGTGAACGTATTGAAAGTGGGATTAAGGCTGGTAGAATACAGAATCCAAGTGTTGCTAGATCCTCCTCTGGGGCAGGGGGGAAGAAACCATATAACGGATTTTCTAAGAAAAGAGAGGGTGAAACAAGTGCTGCTTACTATGGTAAAGGCAAAGGCCATGCTTATCAACAAGTAGCCGCTATGACCATACCGAATGCTcctcttcaacaacaacaacaacaacaacagcagagGTATCCTCCGCGTCAGTATCAGCAAAAGCCGAGAGCACCAAGAAATTTTGATCCCATACCTATGACATATGCACAACTACTTGCTCATATTTTACATCGTGAGTTGGTGCAACTTCGTACCATGGGCCCTCCACCTGCTAAGCTCCCTCCTAACTATGATGCTAATGCTCACTGTGATTTTCATTCCGGGGCTGCTGGTCATGATATTGAACATTGCATTGGATTCATGCATAAAGTACAAGATCTGATTGATTCAAAGGCTATTGAGTTCACCCCTACTCAAGGGCCTAACGTTGTTCAGAACCCTATGCCTCCCCATGGAACTCATGCTGCAAATGCCATCGAGGTTGTTGAAGACGCTCGCTTGGTCAAGGATGTGACCGAATTGGGCTCTCTGTTGCCATTATTGAAGATAGAATTATTGAGGATGGGTCTATACTCTGGTTGTGGAGAATTATGTACTGATTGCATGGCCATTTCCTCAGTTTGTGACAAGGTGAAAAGTGGGATTCAACAGTTGATAGATAATGGGTATCTACAGTTTGAGCATGTGCGACATCCTGAATTAGTCAAGAATGAGGTCAATGTGGTATCCATCCCGTATACTCCTGCTAAGATTCCAGTTCCTGCCAGAGCACCGCCTTTGGTCATTACATTGCCTGGTCCCGTCCCGTATACTAGTGAAAGAGCAATCCCATGGAATTATGGGGCAGAAGTTTTCTACCAAGGGACCAAGCATGAGATCGAAATTCCAGTTGAGAAAAAAGATGTGGACAATGTTGTTGGCATTGGGCGGCTGACAAGGAGTGGTCGTATTTTCAATCCTCCCCAGAATACTCGCGATGATAATATAGAAGCTCTAGCTCAAGCAAAAGGGAAAAGAGTGGTAGAAGATACAGTGGATCAGGGGCAAAGCTCTAACTCTGAAGACACTGTGGccaaagagatggaagagttcctaaAGATCATCAAGAAAAGTGAGTATAAAGTGGTTGACCAACTGAGTCAAACTCAATCAAAGATTTCGATTTTGCAGTTGCTCTTGTGTTCGGAGACACATCGAAATGCTTTGTTGAGACTTCTAAGTGCTGCCTTCGTCCCTCCGGAAATCTCAGTGAATCAACTTGAAGGAGTGGTGTCAAACATCAATGCTGGTAATGGATTGGGATTCACCGATGCAGACTTGCCTTCTGAAGGTAGAAACCACAATAGAGCTTTGCATATATCAGTGGAGTGTAAAGGGACTATGTTATCACGTGTTCTCGTGGATACTGGATCTTCTTTGAATGTATTACCGAAATCGTCTTTGATGAGGCTAGATTATTCTGGCGTTGAGATAAGGCCGAGTGAATTGACG TTGTCTCctaggacgcccatggatccatgctgctggggccgtgACTTCCATATTGCATCAGAAACTCAAATTCGCGACTCAAGGAAAGATAGTCACAATATGTGGGGAGGAAGAATACGTGGTAAGCCATCTTGCGTCCTTCAG TTGAAGGCTCCCATGTCTTCACTAAAGGAAGCTAAAGGTGTGGTTGAATCTGGTCATCCTGAAGGATGGGGCCGAGTCTTGGATTTACCAATCAAGCAGGATAAATGTGGGATTGGATATCAGTTGGGTCAGAGTTCATCTAATGAGGCCCCCAAGAAGCCCGGAACCTTCGTTCCGATCAAGTTCTCTAGTGCTGGCATCGTCAAATATCATATCTGTGCTGCTGATGATGATATGGATAGCGATTATGACATTGAAGAATGGATCAAGCCGTGTGTCCCAAGACAGAAGCTTCTCAACTGGTCGTCCGAGGACATCATCTCAATTGCTTTTGATCAAGAGTAA
- the LOC131618676 gene encoding uncharacterized protein LOC131618676, translating into MAPPMKTGRRNLSYTFPNLNLDSLECLAKKITPDESTKFREKYGYILSLLKMPFTKYEQEGVHTLLQFYNPSLRCFTFPDYLLVPTLEEYSLFLGVSVKKEEVPYYGTMEAPTSIEISKALYLSKSVVEANLSKKGGCLGFRMEFLVQKACDAVEGKEWDTFRAILALSIYGIMMFSNVANFVDMNAIHTFILQNPVPTLLGDVYHSVHHKNSQKGGFVRCCAPLLYRWFRSHLPERGAFVDNRHTSKWAERIMGLRAKDIVWYNRALDDMEVIMSCGKFNNVPLMGLRGGINYNPILARIIFGYAFVSPPEQTEIAETIFYHSATDNGKMAEAVQAWSSICWQDKKHFG; encoded by the coding sequence aTGGCTCCACCAATGAAGACTGGTAGGCGCAACCTCTCATATACATTCCCAAATCTGAATCTGGATTCTCTTGAGTGTTTAGCAAAGAAGATTACGCCAGATGAGTCAACCAAGTTCCGAGAAAAATATGGGTATATTCTGAGCCTTCTCAAGATGCCATTCACCAAGTACGAGCAGGAAGGAGTTCATACCCTGCTTCAGTTCTACAATCCTTCTCTTCGCTGCTTCACATTCCCCGACTACCTCTTGGTTCCTACATTAGAGGAGTATTCTCTTTTCCTCGGTGTTTcggtcaaaaaagaagaagtgccGTACTATGGCACCATGGAGGCCCCTACGTCCATCGAAATttctaaggctctttatttgagcaagtcagtCGTGGAAGCAAATCTCTCCAAAAAGGGGGGATGTCTTGGTTTTCGTATGGAGTTTCTAGTTCAAAAGGCTTGTGATGCTGTTGAGGGAAAAGAATGGGACACATTTAGGGCTATCCTGGCTCTAAGTATCTATGGTATCATGATGTTCTCAAATGTGGCTAACTTTGTTGACATGAACgcaattcatacattcattctGCAAAACCCGGTTCCTACGcttttgggggatgtttatcactcCGTTCATCACAAGAATAGTCAAAAGGGAGGTTTTGTTAGATGTTGTGCTCCGTTGTTATATCGTTGGTTCAGATCACATTTGCCTGAGCGTGGCGCTTTCGTTGATAATAGGCACACATCTAAATGGGCTGAGAGGATTATGGGGCTGAGGGCCAAAGATATTGTCTGGTACAATAGAGCTTTAGATGACATGGAAGTTATTATGAGTTGCGGAAAGTTCAATAATGTACCTCTCATGGGTCTTAGAGGTGGAATCAATTATAATCCCATCTTGGCTAGGATAATATTTGGATACGCTTTTGTAAGTCCTCCTGAGCAAACAGAGATTGCTGAGACTATTTTCTATCATTCGGCCACCGACAATGGGAAAATGGCAGAAGCGGTGCAAGCTTGGAGCAGTATTTGTTGGCAAGATAAGAAACATTTTGGCTAG